The Cellulosimicrobium sp. ES-005 genome segment ACGCCCGAGGCGTTCGTCGACGCTCTCGAGCAGATCGGTGAGAAGACCGACGCCGTCCCGTACTACACGAACTACACCGACGGCTGGCCGCTCACCCAGTGGCAGAACAACCAGGGGACGATCGCGGGGACCGACGCCGTGAGCATCCGTACGTCGCAGGACGCTCCGTGGTCCGAGGGCAACGAGCAGTACGCGATCGACGGCCTGCTGTACGACGTCGTCGCCGCGGGCGTCACGGAGGAGGACCCTACGACGACCAACTGGGAGGAGTCCAAGACCCTCCTGGGCACCGGCAAGATCGGCGCCATGGTGCTCGGCTCGTGGGCCGTGCCGCAGATGAAGGACGCGGCCGAGGCCGCCGGGGGGTCCGCGGACGACATCGACTTCTGGCCGATGCCGTGGCAGACCGAAGGCACGTTCTCCTCGACCGTCTCGGGCGACTACAAGCTCGCGATCTCGAAGCACTCCGAGAACAAGGAGGCTGCACGCGCCTGGGTCGACTGGTTCCTGAACGAGTCGACGTTCGCCGCGGAGCAGGGCGGCATCTCGCCGGTCGTCGGTGCGGCGGCACCGGACAGCCTGGCCACGTTCGACGCCCTGGGCGTCAACCAGATCGAGCTCTCCCCGGCCCCTGCCGGTGAGGAGACGTGGGACAACGACATCAGCAACGAGGCGGAGATCGACCTCTGGGGCGACAAGTACCGCAAGCAGCTGGTCGACGTCGCCCGCGGCGCCGCCGACGGCGACAAGGAGTCCTTCTTCGCCGACCTCAACTCCCGCTGGGCGGCCGCGCGCGCGAACGTCGTCGGCTGACGCAGGAGCCCTGGTTCGCGTGAGGCCCCCGGCCGCCCCGCCGGGGGCCTCACGCCCGTCC includes the following:
- a CDS encoding extracellular solute-binding protein — encoded protein: MARKQIAAVLTVTALTLTLGACSSSNEGGSEDGELSGTITVLTNRTDIVDTALQDYADLFQAKNPGVTVEFEAITDYEGDVSIRLNTQDYGDVLLVPNSVSKDQLPQFFEPLGTVKELGQEYRFINEQAYDGDVYGIATFGTAMGYVVNTKVWEAAGITEPPTTPEAFVDALEQIGEKTDAVPYYTNYTDGWPLTQWQNNQGTIAGTDAVSIRTSQDAPWSEGNEQYAIDGLLYDVVAAGVTEEDPTTTNWEESKTLLGTGKIGAMVLGSWAVPQMKDAAEAAGGSADDIDFWPMPWQTEGTFSSTVSGDYKLAISKHSENKEAARAWVDWFLNESTFAAEQGGISPVVGAAAPDSLATFDALGVNQIELSPAPAGEETWDNDISNEAEIDLWGDKYRKQLVDVARGAADGDKESFFADLNSRWAAARANVVG